Proteins co-encoded in one Geothermobacter hydrogeniphilus genomic window:
- a CDS encoding fumarate reductase/succinate dehydrogenase flavoprotein subunit, translated as MILDGKCPTGPIETSWDRHRFDMKLVNPANKRKYKILMVGTGLGGGAGAATLGELGYNVECFCYQDSARRAHSIAAQGGINAAKAYPNDGDSIRRLFYDTIKGGDFRAREADVWRLAQVSNNIIDQCVAQGVPFARDYAGYLVNRSFGGAQVSRTFYARGQTGQQLLIGAYQSLSRQVKAGKVKIHNRREMLDLVVVDGHAKGITCRNLITGEIESHWGDAVVLATGGYVNVFYLSTNAMGSSVTANWKAAKKGAFFANPCYTQIHPTCIPVTGDHQSKLTLMSESLRNDGRVWVPKKAGDKRPANEIPEDERDYYLETKYPSFGNLVPRDVASRNAKLQADAGKGVGASGYAVNLDFADAIKRDGEKAIRERYGNLFQMYEKITDEDAYKTPMRIYPAPHYAMGGLWVDYELQSNIPGLFVLGEANFSVHGANRLGASALMQGLSDGYFVIPYTIGPYLASTTPGAVTTDHDAFKESKAEVEAQIEKLRSIKGNKTPFEFHRELGRIMWDNVGMARSEESLKKALTEIPKLREEFWQNLKCVGNDKEVNQQLENAGRVADFLEFAEVLAFDALNRKESCGGHFRVESQTEEGEALRDDENYAYVAAWEYKGEGKAPELHKEPLKFENIHLAQRSYK; from the coding sequence GTGATTCTCGACGGCAAATGCCCTACAGGGCCTATTGAAACTTCCTGGGATCGTCACCGCTTTGACATGAAGCTGGTGAACCCGGCCAATAAACGTAAATACAAGATCCTGATGGTGGGAACTGGTCTCGGCGGCGGTGCCGGCGCGGCCACCCTGGGTGAACTCGGCTACAATGTCGAATGTTTCTGCTACCAGGACAGCGCCCGCCGCGCCCATTCGATCGCCGCTCAGGGCGGCATCAACGCGGCCAAGGCCTATCCGAACGACGGCGACAGCATCCGCCGGCTCTTCTACGACACCATCAAGGGCGGTGACTTCCGTGCCCGCGAGGCCGATGTCTGGCGTCTCGCCCAGGTGTCGAACAACATTATCGACCAGTGTGTCGCGCAGGGTGTCCCCTTTGCCCGCGACTACGCCGGTTACCTGGTCAACCGTTCCTTCGGCGGCGCCCAGGTTTCCCGGACTTTCTACGCCCGCGGCCAGACCGGCCAGCAGCTGCTGATCGGCGCCTACCAGTCCCTTTCCCGCCAGGTGAAGGCCGGCAAGGTCAAGATTCACAACCGTCGCGAGATGCTCGACCTGGTGGTGGTTGACGGCCACGCCAAGGGAATTACCTGCCGCAACCTGATCACCGGCGAGATCGAATCCCACTGGGGCGACGCCGTGGTGCTGGCAACCGGCGGCTACGTCAACGTCTTCTACCTGTCGACCAATGCCATGGGGTCCAGTGTTACGGCGAACTGGAAGGCGGCCAAGAAGGGCGCATTCTTCGCCAACCCCTGCTACACCCAGATTCACCCGACCTGCATTCCGGTGACCGGTGACCATCAGTCGAAACTGACCCTGATGTCCGAGTCGCTGCGGAACGACGGCCGCGTCTGGGTGCCGAAGAAGGCTGGCGACAAGCGTCCGGCCAATGAGATTCCCGAGGACGAGCGCGACTACTACCTCGAAACCAAGTATCCCTCCTTCGGCAACCTGGTGCCGCGTGACGTTGCCTCCCGTAACGCCAAGCTGCAGGCCGATGCCGGCAAAGGGGTCGGGGCTTCGGGTTACGCGGTCAACCTCGATTTCGCCGATGCCATCAAGCGTGACGGCGAAAAGGCGATCCGCGAGCGCTACGGCAACCTGTTCCAGATGTACGAGAAGATCACTGACGAGGATGCCTACAAGACGCCGATGCGTATCTACCCGGCTCCGCACTACGCCATGGGCGGCCTCTGGGTTGACTATGAGTTGCAGAGCAATATCCCGGGACTGTTCGTCCTCGGCGAGGCCAACTTCTCGGTCCACGGTGCCAACCGTCTCGGCGCTTCGGCGCTGATGCAGGGACTCTCCGACGGCTACTTTGTCATTCCCTACACCATCGGTCCCTACCTTGCCTCGACCACCCCGGGCGCGGTCACCACTGATCACGACGCCTTCAAGGAGTCGAAAGCCGAAGTTGAGGCGCAGATCGAGAAACTGCGTTCGATCAAGGGCAACAAGACCCCGTTCGAGTTCCATCGCGAGCTGGGCAGGATCATGTGGGACAACGTCGGCATGGCCCGTTCGGAAGAGAGCCTGAAGAAGGCTCTGACCGAAATTCCCAAGCTGCGTGAAGAATTCTGGCAGAACCTCAAGTGTGTCGGCAACGACAAAGAGGTCAACCAGCAGCTGGAGAACGCCGGCCGCGTTGCCGACTTCCTCGAGTTTGCCGAGGTGCTGGCATTTGACGCCCTCAACCGCAAGGAATCCTGCGGCGGCCACTTCCGGGTCGAGAGCCAGACCGAAGAAGGCGAGGCGTTGCGCGACGACGAGAATTACGCTTACGTCGCCGCCTGGGAGTACAAGGGCGAAGGGAAGGCTCCTGAGCTGCATAAGGAGCCCCTCAAGTTTGAAAATATCC
- a CDS encoding succinate dehydrogenase cytochrome b subunit, with protein sequence MSMLKSSVGRKLTMAVTGAILVLFILGHVLGNMSIFVGPEGINAYAVHLRDLGPLLWVVRLVMLVVFVLHVWFGIQLTLENRAARPVDYQQKKNLVTTFAAKTMIISGLVLLAFVIYHVLHFTLHVGVDNVDQLAKAYMGEHFDVYTMVVTGFGKAINVLVYVAAMILLFFHVSHGFQSFLQTLGLSNECVQPKYQAVGKFLALVVSIGFISIPVLIMVGIVKL encoded by the coding sequence ACCATGGCCGTGACCGGGGCGATCCTGGTCCTCTTCATCCTTGGCCACGTGCTCGGCAATATGTCGATTTTCGTCGGCCCGGAAGGCATCAACGCCTACGCTGTTCACCTGAGGGATCTCGGCCCGTTGCTGTGGGTCGTGCGCCTGGTGATGCTGGTGGTTTTTGTGCTGCATGTCTGGTTCGGCATCCAGCTGACTCTGGAAAACCGGGCGGCCCGTCCGGTCGACTACCAGCAGAAAAAGAACCTCGTCACCACCTTCGCCGCCAAGACCATGATTATCAGCGGACTGGTGCTGCTGGCCTTTGTCATCTATCACGTGCTGCACTTCACCCTGCACGTCGGTGTCGACAATGTCGATCAACTCGCCAAGGCCTATATGGGTGAGCATTTCGATGTCTACACCATGGTCGTGACCGGGTTCGGCAAGGCGATCAATGTTCTCGTCTACGTGGCCGCCATGATCCTGCTGTTCTTCCATGTCAGCCACGGCTTCCAGAGTTTTCTGCAGACCCTGGGGCTGAGCAACGAATGTGTTCAGCCGAAATACCAGGCGGTCGGCAAATTCCTTGCCCTGGTGGTTTCCATCGGCTTCATCTCCATTCCCGTCCTTATCATGGTCGGCATTGTCAAACTCTAG